The genomic stretch GATTCCGTCCATCGTCACGCCGACGAGTAGGTCGCGTTTGACCTCGCGACCGCTGATCGCGTCGCCCGCGGCGTCGCTGACGGACTTCATCAGCTCCGGGGCGGTCTGGTTGACCTTCACCTCGGCGTCGTCGCAGGCCGCGTAGACGCGAGAGGGGACGTCGTAGAGGTCGGTTCCCGCGGCGACCTCGATCCGAACCGGGGCGTTGAGCGCCTCGGCGAACGCGATCGTCTCGCGGGCCTTCTCGACGTTCGTTCGGGCGCTTGCCTCGATGCTCGAGACGTTCGCACGGGAGGTCCCTAAGCGCTCGGCGATGGCTGCCTGCGGGACGTCGCGCTCGCGGAGCGCCAGCACTTCTGCCTGTCGACGCGTGAGGACGTTCCGTTCGGGATCGAACCCGACCTGGTCGAGCAGGGCGTCCACGTCGTAGTCGGTCGGCTCGCTCATGGCGGGACGGCTACGCGCCCCAGAAGTTGTCGCGGCTTCCGAGCCGCTCGCGGTCCGGTTTTCTCGTCCGCTCGTCCTCTTCCTCATCCCCCTCGTCTTCGTCCCCATCGGTGTCCGCTTCGGACTCGTCCTCGTCGCTCTCGGGGTTGAGCGGGAGGCGCTCGATCTCCTCGCCCCGGGCGTGGTTCGAGCGGACCGTGGTGATCTTCACCCGGGCGCGCGCTCTGGGAAGGATCCCGTCGATCATCACGATGAACCCGTCGTCGGTCCGGCCGACGCCGGCGCCGCTCTCGTGCATGTCGTCGACCTCGACGACGACCTCCTCGCCCGGCTGGACGGGCTGCTGTTTGAGCTCACTGATCGGCTGGCCGTAGTGGTTACACCACTCGGCGCCGCCGCGGTCCCCGTAATGTTGACACCCCATCCCCGCGATGCGCTCCGAGAAGCTCGGGCACTCGTCTGCGAGCGGACAGTCCGACATACGGGAGGATAGCAAAGCAGCGGGCTAAACGCTTACGACCGACCTTTTGCGCTGCGTTCGCTCGCTGGCGCTCGCTCACTCGGCAAAAGGTCGATCAAAAGCGAGCGGACTTCCCGCTGGTCAGTCCGCTCTACCGCTCGCGCCTTCGGCGCTCGCGGAGAAACCTCTGGAGAACCGTACCGCCTACGCCAGCGGCGTTCGCTCGACCACGGTCCCGTCGTAGGTCGGGTACTGCTCGACGATCTCGCCCTCCGTCAGATCGCCCTCCTCGACCATCTCCTCGAGCAGCCACCACGCCAGTTCGACGTGCTCGGACTTCGTCCTGTAGAACTCCTCGGGCACGCCCAGGTCCCGGAGGCGCGCCTCGGGCGTCCGGGTCTTCCCGTACACCAGGGTCCCGTCGTCGGTGATCTCGTCGAACTCCCGGCGGACGTTGCGGGCCATCCGTTTCAGGCGGTTGCGGTGCTGGGCGGCGTCCTTGAAGACGCTCGTACAGAAGTAGACCTTCGGATGGTCGCCCATCTGATCGAGGATCGCCTTCGAGCCCTCGACGGCGCTCATGTGGCCGTCCTCGAGCTCGTAGCCCTCCTCCTGCATTCTCCTGTAGTTGCCGTCGCTCATCTCGAACTGGTTGATGTTACAGAAGTCGGCCGCGCCCTCGTCGAGGAACTCGAGGAACTCGGGCTCGGCGCGGATGCCGGGGATCTCGAACGCGGGAGTGAGTCCCTCCTCACGGGCGATATGCAGGATCTCCTCCCATTCGGTGCCGTGCATCTCGCCCCAGAGCTCGAGCGGCGGGTGAAAGCGGATCTCGTCGAGCCCGGCCTCGCTGAGCCGGCGCATGTTCTCGCGGCCCCCGGTGATCCCGGTGTAGAGGTGGGTGTGGTGGTCCTCGCCGAACTCCTCCTTCAGCAGGCGCAGGTACCGGCAGGTCTTCTCCATGGCCTCCTGGGGCTCGCCGCCCGTCAGCGAGGTGCCCAGCGCGTCCATCCGTTTGGCCTCCTCGATGACGTCCTCGTCGCTCTCGACGGGGCGCTCGTTGGCGTAGACCTGGGTGACGTTCTTGCGGTTCTCCCCCAAGGGACAGTAGAAGCAGTCGCGCTGGTCGCAGTAGCCGTAGACGAACAGCACCATCTTCCCCCCTTCGGCGCACTGTTCACAGCCCTTGGAGATCATTCATGGGGAGTAGCGGTCCCATCGTCAAAAGCCGACCGGTCCCGATCGGTCCCGGAAACGCTTGTGGCCTCCCGACGGGGCATATATCCCTGCCCGCCTAGCTCGCGTGTCGGCACCCCGCCGACGCGTTTCATCATGGAGGCATACGAGATCCGAGAAGTCGACGAGGAGTTCGAGGGAGTCGTTCGGACCGAGCGCGAACGCCCGACACCCGGGCCTGGCGAGGCGCTCGTCCGGATGGAGGCCGGCGCGCTCAACTACCGCGACGTCGCGATCGCGAGCACCGACTTCTCCTATCCCGGCGAGGAGCTTCCCATGATTCCTCTCTCCGACGGCGCCGGCGAGGTCGTCGAGCTGGGAGCGGGCGTCGATAGGTTCGACGAAGGCGACCGGGTCGCGACGGCGTTCTTCCCCGACTGGGTCGACGGGCCGCTGACGCCGGGGGACAACCGCCGTTCGCCGGGGGGCAACATGGACGGCACCCTCGCCGAGTACGTTTCCTACCCCGCCGAGGGGCTCGTCGAGCTGCCCGACTACCTCTCGAGCGAGGAGGCGGGCTCGCTGACCTGCGCGGCGGTCACGGCCTGGACGGCGCTGGTCGAGCACGGCGAGCTGACCGCCGGCGAGCGCGTGCTCTGTCTGGGAACGGGCGGCGTCTCGACGTTCGCCCTGCAGTTCGCCA from Halalkalicoccus tibetensis encodes the following:
- a CDS encoding Tfx family DNA-binding protein, producing MSEPTDYDVDALLDQVGFDPERNVLTRRQAEVLALRERDVPQAAIAERLGTSRANVSSIEASARTNVEKARETIAFAEALNAPVRIEVAAGTDLYDVPSRVYAACDDAEVKVNQTAPELMKSVSDAAGDAISGREVKRDLLVGVTMDGIVRVRRQELD
- a CDS encoding TRAM domain-containing protein, giving the protein MSDCPLADECPSFSERIAGMGCQHYGDRGGAEWCNHYGQPISELKQQPVQPGEEVVVEVDDMHESGAGVGRTDDGFIVMIDGILPRARARVKITTVRSNHARGEEIERLPLNPESDEDESEADTDGDEDEGDEEEDERTRKPDRERLGSRDNFWGA
- a CDS encoding radical SAM protein; the protein is MISKGCEQCAEGGKMVLFVYGYCDQRDCFYCPLGENRKNVTQVYANERPVESDEDVIEEAKRMDALGTSLTGGEPQEAMEKTCRYLRLLKEEFGEDHHTHLYTGITGGRENMRRLSEAGLDEIRFHPPLELWGEMHGTEWEEILHIAREEGLTPAFEIPGIRAEPEFLEFLDEGAADFCNINQFEMSDGNYRRMQEEGYELEDGHMSAVEGSKAILDQMGDHPKVYFCTSVFKDAAQHRNRLKRMARNVRREFDEITDDGTLVYGKTRTPEARLRDLGVPEEFYRTKSEHVELAWWLLEEMVEEGDLTEGEIVEQYPTYDGTVVERTPLA
- a CDS encoding NAD(P)-dependent alcohol dehydrogenase; protein product: MEAYEIREVDEEFEGVVRTERERPTPGPGEALVRMEAGALNYRDVAIASTDFSYPGEELPMIPLSDGAGEVVELGAGVDRFDEGDRVATAFFPDWVDGPLTPGDNRRSPGGNMDGTLAEYVSYPAEGLVELPDYLSSEEAGSLTCAAVTAWTALVEHGELTAGERVLCLGTGGVSTFALQFATAQGAETIVTSSSDAKLERARELGADRTLNYEETPDWGEAVQEMTESGVDHVIEIGGQGTLERSIRATGPDGEVHLIGVLTGISGEVDPAPILNTPLSVRGVSVGSRGAFERMLAAMESEGIRPEIDRTFGFDEAREAYRYVRDGAHQGKVAITFD